Genomic DNA from Elusimicrobiota bacterium:
ATCACCATGTTGGCTTTGGGACGGGGGGCCCAAAAAGCCGTGGAACGGCAATTGACGAGTTTGGGGTCGAACCTTTTGATGTTGCGTCCGGGTTCTCCCAGTTCTCGCGGCGTGTCGGGTGGGGACCGAGACGCCGCCAGCCGTTTAACCGTGATTGATATCGAGGCATTGGCCAAGGCCCATCCAGGAATACGCAACGTGGACGGTAATATTTCAGGAAATGTTCAAGTTGTCTATGGCGATAAAAATACAAACACCCAAGTCACCGGAGCCCTGCCTGTCTACGAATCCATGCGAAACGCAACGCCTTATTACGGACGATTTTACACCCAACAAGAAAATGATCGCATGGACCGGGTGGCGCTTTTGGGACAGACGGTGGTCAAAAATATCTTTGGAAACGAAAATCCAGTGGGCCAAGTGATAAAAATTAATCGAATCGGATTTCGCGTGATTGGAGTTCTCCCCTTAAAAGGGGCGACCGGGTTTCGCGATCAGGATGACACCATCCTGGTGCCGCTTAAAACGGCCATGAACCGATTGTTGGGCAGAAAATATTTGAATTCAATTTCAATTGAATGCGCTGAGGCGGCCGTGATTCCGGAGGTCACCAAAGCGATTGAAAATGTGATGCGGCGCCGGCACCGATTGCCGGCTCACAAAGAAAACGATTTTGACATTCGAAACATGGCTGATATTCAGGCGGCGGTGGCGGGAACCACGCAAACATTTGGCCTTTTGTTGGGCATCGTCGCCACCATTTCCCTTTTGGTCGGAGGGATCGGCATCATGAACATCATGCTCGTTTCCGTCAATGAACGAACCCGTGAAATTGGTTTACGAAAAGCGATTGGCGCGCGCCGCCGGGCAATCTTGGCGCAATTTTTAATCGAGGCCACCCTTTTATCAACGGTGGGCGGGCTGGGCGGTATCCTCTTCGGATCGGGGGCCTCCTATATCTTGGCGACGGTGGCTGATTGGACCATGGTCATCACACTTCAATCTGTTTTGGTCGCATTCATATTTTCATCATTGGTTGGCATATTGTTTGGATATTTGCCCGCGCGCCAGGCGTCCCTCCTTTCGCCAATTGAAGCATTAAGGTATGAATAGGCGATTCAACCAACCCATTCCCTGATACGGGCTTTGGAAAGAAATTTATTGAGAAGAGGAGATTGGAGAATGATCACAGACCTGCTGAATAAGACCACTTGGGGAAATACATTTGTGGATTATGGGGAATCTTTGCTTATTTTCATTTTGGGCGTTGTTGCGACGGGTGTTCTCCGGTTCTTTATTCTTCGACGAGTTAAAAAGTGGACCGAACAGACAAAAACCCAATATGATGACTTCCTGTTTTCTTCCATTCAAAAATTTGCCTTTCCCCTTATTTATTTCGGAATTTTTTCATTGGCTCTCAAAAACCTCTCATTGAGCGCGGGGATGGCCAGAGCTTTGTCGATTCTGTCGGTGTTGGTCGTGAGTGTTATTGGGATTTTATTCCTGACCCATCTGTTGCGCTTCTCCCTGCTTAATGTTTATGCCAAAAAGTTTCCTGATCAGCCGGATCTTGGTAATCGACTTCGTGCTTTAATGCCGGCCTTTACGGTGTTGATTTGGGTTCTCGGCGTCATCTTCCTTCTCGATAATTTGGGGTTTCAAATTTCAGCGATTATCACAGGCCTGGGAATAGGAGGGGTGGCCGTCGCTTTGGCCGCATCTGTTGTTCTTAACGATTTGTTCGCTTATTTCGCGATTATGTTTGATCAACCATTTGTCATTGGCGATTTTATTATCGTGGGTGAATTCATGGGCACGGTTGAAAAAATTGGTGTTAAGACCACGCGTATCCGAAGCTTGGGGGGTGAATTGTTGGTGTTTTCAAATAAAGACATCACTGATTCAAGGGTGCGAAATTTTCAACGCATGGACCGGCGTCGAATCGTTTTTAAGTTGGGCGTGACCTATACCACATCCGTTCAGATGCTTGAAGAAATCCCTTCACTTATAAAACGAATTATTCAAGAGGCGGGGGGGACGACCTTTGATCGGGCGCATTTCTCTTCGTTCGGTGACTTTAATCTCCTCCTCGAAATCGTTTATTACGTGGAAAGTGCCGATTACAACCGATATATGGATATTCAGCAGGAGATTAACCTGGCGATTAAAAAAGAATTTGAGAAAAGAAACATTCAATTCGCGTTCCCAACTCAAACACTTCACGTAGAAGGACTTGCCTCCCTCTCGTCAAAATCATCGTCAAATTAACCGGAAAATTTCGGTAAAGCTTCCTTTATGACGCCCCTCATACAACAAATGTTTCTGGTTTGATATCGTTCTCGCCTAAAATCAAAAAGGGGAGTTCATGAGAAACAGCCTTCTTTTGTCTCTGATATTTTCTTTTGTTTATGGCGCGCAAGGATTTTCAGAGATGCGATTGGAGTCGGTGGTAGACCGTGTTTTGGCCAGGAACCCCACTCTTAATATGGCCCAACTTCAGGTTGAAAAAGCCAAGAGCGATTGGGGAGAGGTGCGCTCGTTGCGGCTCCCAAAATTGGCCATCCGAAGCGCACTCATCCGAGGGGATAATCCCGTCTATGTATTTGGATCTTTGCTTGAACAAGAGTCGTTTGGACCCGAGAATTTCGCCATTGATTCGCTGAACAATCCGGATTATTTGACCAATATTAAAAACGCATTGGATTTGGGCTTGCCGATTTTTATGGGGTTTGAAATATCCACGGGGGAAAAGATTCGGAAACTTTATATAGAACAATCCCGGGAGCAGTATGGAATGATTGAACAGAAAACTCTGTTCGATGCCATGATGGGTTATTTGGCCGTTTTAAGAACCCAAGAAAAATGTCGGATGCTGGTGGAACGATTGGAATCAGCCAATCGAGAGCTCGTTGATGCGAAAAAATTAAATGCCAAAGGACTCGTGTTGGGTTCTGATTATTTTGCGGCCCAAGCTATTTTAAGTGGATTAAAAGCTCGCCATTCGCAGGCCCTGGTCGAGTTTGAGACAGCCAAAAAAAGCCTGGCGATTGTCATGGGCGAGCCCTTGTCTTCGACTGAAACATTCAAGGGCGGTTTGAGTGAGTCTCGATATAAAATCAATGAAGAAAATGATTGGATAAAAACCGCCTTCTCTAATCGGAGAGATCTGAGAATTGTCGATCTTCAAAATTCGATGGCGGATTTGTCCTACGATCAATCCAAACGAGGTTTTTATCCAAAGATCGAAGCCTTTGCCTCGCTAGAAACCAATACGGAGGATTTTGAATCCAATCCCACCAACCGAATGGTGGGGGTGCGGTCCCATTTCCCAATTGGGGACCCTTCTTATTTTTCTCGACGCTCTCAAGCCAAGACAAATGCGCAGTTGGCTTCAAGTCAAAAAAAATCCATTGAAGAATCGGTTCGGTTGGAAGTTCTCAATGCTCTTCAGAATTACCTTTCCGCTCTCTCAAGTCTTTCATTTGTTCAGAACGCCGTTGAAGAGTCCAAAAAATCTTTAGAAATGTTTCGCCCTCTTTATCGTGAAGGCCGTCAGAGTATTTTGGATGTATTAAAAGCCGAAGAAGGTTTGGTTCGGGCCCAAGAGGCGCTTATCGACAACCAATTTCAGATTCATGGAGGGTATGCTCGGTTGCAACTGGTTATAGGAGAGTTGGGCCCTTCAACACTACAAATGGTTCAAGCCAATCTGGAGAAAGTGCCGTGACGGTTGATCAGAAACCACTGGGAATTTCAGGCCGGATGGCGGATTACTTTATCAAGTCAAAACTGACGATATTGGTGATTGTGGCGTCGCTGCTCATAGGGATTTTTGCCACCGTTCGTCTTCCCAGAGAAGAAGAACCTCAAATCAATGTGCCGATGTTTGACATCTTTGTTCCGTTCCCTGGTGCCAGTGCCAAAGAAGTGGAGGAGCGTATTGTGACGGTGGGGGAGAGGCGGCTGTGGGAAATTCCCGGGGTTGAATATATTTATTCGACTTCCGAGCCTGGGCATGCTTTGTTTATCGTTCGTTTTAAGGTTGGAACCAATCCTGAAGAGGCGATGACCCGAATCTACACCAAAACTTTCGCCCATGTGGACTCCTTGGCCGTTGGTGTGGGGCAACCATTGATCAAACCACGATCCATCGATGATGTCCCGATATTGACCGTCACCCTCTCTGGGGAAAATATTGATTCTCTTGAATTGCGTCGGATGGCCTTAATTCTTCGACAGGAGATCAGTCATATTCACAACGTGTCTGAAACGCAGATTATTGGCGGAAAGAAACGTCAATTCTTAATTCATTTTGATCCAGAGAAGTTGAAAGAGCGCAGATTAACCGTTCTTGAACTTTTGGGAATTGTTCGGGCCACCAATCGCCGTTTGCCCGCGGGTCATTACAATCAAGAAGGGCTTGCCATTCAGGTGGATACGGATGCTTTCATTCGTTCAGCGGATGATCTCAAACAGGTGGTGGTGGGTGTTTCGAGTGGTCGCCCTGTGATGATGGGTGATGTGGCCACCATCACCGATGGACCCGATGAAGGCGAAAGTTTCGTTTCTCTGGACGGAAGACCAGCGGTAACCGTGGCTGTTTCAAAAAGACGCGGAGCCAATGCCACGCATGTTTCCCACGCTGTCCTTTCGCGTATTGATGAAATGAAATCGATCTGGGCGACGACGGGAGTTCAATTAAAAGTAACCAGGGATTACGGTGAAACAGCCAAAGAAAAATCAGATGAATTATTGTTTCATGTGCTGCTCGCGACATTTTCAGTCACGCTGTTGATCGCTTTGGCTCTGGGCATTCGCGAAGCCCTTGTGGTGTTGATTGCCATCCCCGTCACGCTGGCTTTAACCCTCGCTGTTTATTTTCTCTCTGGATACACGCTTAACAGAATTACTCTCTTCGCGCTGATTTTTTCGATTGGCATTCTCGTCGACGACGCCATTGTGGTTGTTGAAAACATACACCGGCATTATGTGATGCGTGACGGTCGCTCCTTGTGGCGCTTGGCGGTGGAAGCGGTTGATGAAGTGGGAAATCCAACGTTGTTGGCCACTTTTGCGGTGATTGCGGCCATCCTACCCATGGCCTTCGTCAGTGGGCTCATGGGGCCCTATATGAGACCCATTCCGGTGGGGGCCTCCATCTCGATGCTTTTTTCCGTTGTCATCGCTTTTGTCGTATCGCCTTGGGCCTTTGCCCACCTATTGGAATGGTGGAGCCCGAAGGTGACAAATCACGAACACAAAGAGTCTTGGCTGGATCATCAGTACAAACGATTGATGGGGAGCATTCTTAACCATGGAAAAATTCGATGGTTGTATTTCATCGGCATGGTTTTTTTGCTTTTCAGTTCTATCTCACTTATTTATTTTAAGTTGGTGACAGTCAAGATGCTCCCCTTTGACAACAAAAATGAATTTGAAGTGGTGGTGACCTTGCCCGAAGGAAGCGCCATCGATAAAACCAAACAGGCGATTCAGGAAATGTCGGTGGTCCTTAAAAATATTCCGGAAGTTCTCAACGTGACCAGCTACGTTGGCGCGGCGGCCCCATATAATTTTAACGGACTTGTCCGGCATTATTTCTTGAGAGAAAGGCCCCATCAGGCTGATTTGGTGGTTAATTTAAAACGTCGCCAGGACCGGGAGAGACAAAGTCACGATATCGCCAAAGAGGTTCGCGGTCCTCTCCTGCAAATTGCGAAAAAATACAACGCCCGGATCCAGGTGGCGGAAGTCCCTCCAGGGCCGCCGGTTTTATCAACACTCGTTTTCGAAATTTATGGGCCCGCAATTGAAAAACGGAGAGAAATAGCGGATCGGCTAAAAAAACTTCTTGAAGCTACCGATGGAATTGTTGATGTGGACACCTACGTTCCAGATCCGCAACCGCTGGCTCGGCTCAAGGTGGATCGAAATCGAGCCACGTTAAATGGCATCCCCGCCGATCAAATCGCGCAAACGGTTGGAATTGCCCTTTATGGTCACACTGTGGACCTCGCTCATTTGGAAACTGAAAAAGAACCTGTTGAGATTCGGTTGCGTTTGGCTGAGAAGAACCGCCGAGGATTGGGGGCGGTTCGAAAAATTCCACTTCTTTCTCGCAATGGCACGGCCATTCCAATTGGAGATCTCACGACCGTAGAGCGTATTTCTCTAGATGATCCGATCTATCATAAAAATCTTCAGCCCGTGAGTTATGTGATCGCTGATGTGGCAGGTCGCCAAGAAAGTCCCATCTATGCCATCTTGGAACTCAGGGAAAAAATTCAGGGCATGGCCAGCTCAATGGGTGTCGAGTTGAAAGAATATTTCGCGGAGCAACCCCATACCTCATCAGAATATGCCCTCAAGTGGGATGGAGAATGGCAAGTGACGTACGAAGTGTTTCGAGATCTCGGTATTGCCTTCGCTTTGGTTCTGGTCCTTATTTACATCCTCGTTGTCGGTTGGTTTAAATCCTTTACTGTTCCATTTGTAATTATGATTCCCATTCCGTTGACGTTGGTGGGAATCCTTCCGGCGCATTGGTTGATGGGAGCCTTTTTTACAGCCACCTCCATGATCGGTTTTATTGCGGGAGCCGGGATCGTTGTTCGAAACTCAATTATTCTTGTCGATTTTATCCAACTGAGACAAAAGGAAGGGATGCCGCTTAAAGAGGCCGTGATTGACGCCGGCGCCGTTCGATTTCGTCCCATGTTGTTGACGGCGGCGGCGGTTGTGGTGGGGGCGGGCGTTATTTTATTCGATCCCATTTTTCAGGGATTGGCGGTTTCCTTAATGGCCGGAGAAGTGGCTTCGACCATTCTTTCCCGAACGGCGGTTCCCGTTCTTTATTATTTGTTGATGCGCCAAAGACAAGAAAAGACGCTTTAATCCCAATGCAGTTTAGTTAAGGAATTTTCATATCGAAACTTCGTCATCCCGGCAATCCTTTGGCCGGGATCCAGGTTTTGATCGTTGGTGAAAACCTGGGCCCCGGCCAAAAACGTGCCGGGGCGACGATTTGTGTCTAACAATTTTTCTTAACAAAACCGCATTGGTTTTAATCCGTATGATAACCCTCATATATGAGGAGTTTTTGATTTAATATCGTGCGTTCAGAGAATCAAAAAAGGAGGGGCTTATATGGCTGAATCAAAACGCATCATTATTGGTTATGACGGGTCTTCAGCGTCGCAGGCCATATTTGCTGATTTAAAGAGAGCAGGCCTCCCTCCCCATCTCGAGGCTATTGTTCTTTCCGCGATTGACTTCACCCCTCCCAATTGGATCGACATGGCCACCATTAACCAGTCCGTTTTGGTTGAAGAAATAGAATCCGCTCGTTCGAATGCCTTGGAGTATGCCGAGAAAATCTCCAAAGAAGCCTGTGATCGGTTGAAAGCCCAATTCCCAGGATGGAAGGTCAGTCCTGAAGCCCATTCGGTTTCCGCGGCGCAGGCATTGGTGACGAAAGCGGAGAAATGGAACGCCGATCTTATTGTGATGGGGGCCCATGGCCACTCACAACTGGGACGGTTTTTGGGCAGCGTATCTCAATTGGTTCTTATGCAGGCCCCTTGTTCGGTTCGGATTTCGAGATCTCCCGCCGAATCATCCCCGGGTGTTAAGATTTTAATCGGTGTGGATGGTTCCTTGGGATCTGATGCGGCCATGAAGACCGTTCAAGGTCGTTTTTGGCCCTCTTCAACCGAGGCCCGCGTTTTATCTGCGCTTTATTCACATCCCACTTTGCAAATGACGCATATGGTTCCTCCTGATCTGAAAGCCGTTCGTCCAGTGTCAGGCCAACAACGAATGGCTGTTAATCAGATGGTGGAAAAATTTTCAGGAGAACTTCGAAAAGTCGGAGTGGAGGCGCAGGCCTTGGTGCGGGAGGGCGATCCCAAGCACCTATTGGTGGCTGAAGCTGAATCCTGGAAAGCGGATTGCATCTTTATGGGAGCTCGCGGCTTAAGTTCGTTGAGACGGTTTTTACTGGGAAGTGTGTCGATGGCCGTGGCCGCAAGGGCACATTCTTCAGTTGAAGTGGTTCGTTCTAAAGACCAAGCCTCGAACGAGGCGAGGTCATAAAAAAATAGGAGGGGATATGATCAATTTGAAATTGACGTCAGGGGAAAGGGATATGTTGATTCGGGTGTTGGATGTCTATTTCTCAGATCTTCGAAATGAAATTTCAAATACGGAAAGCTGGGAGTATAAAGATAATCTGAAAAATGAGGAAAAATTTTTAAACCGGATCATGGGGGAATTAAAAACAGACAAGGCCATGGAAGAAGAAAAAAAATCAAGAAAATGAAACAAAGATTATTATAAGTGGGGGTCCAAATTAACTTTTAAGGCTTTGAGGGAGAGGGACACGTCCAAGAGGAAGTACACCATGGCCACACAGAGGCAAACCACCCCGAGGAAGAGAAATGCAAGGACGAACCCTTCACAGGCCCACCCAAAAAAAAGCCTCACCAAAAGTCCCAGAATAATCAAGGTAGAAAGAAATACGCTGGAGGCCGTGAAGAAAACAGAATTGCGAAGCAATTCTGAGCGCCGAACGAGAATGCGTAATTGCTCTTTGGCTTGAAGATTTTGATGGTCGTCATTTTTTAATTCCAAGGCCATGGACCTGGCTCGGTCAATGGATCTCCCGAGCCGGTTGGTTATGGAGAGAAGCAACAGCCCCGCGCCTGAAATCAAAGCAATGGGCGAGAGTGAGAGTTGAAGAAGTTTGGCAAAGGTTTCAATATTATTCACGGTGGAATGTTAGCAAACCCAAAGACTTGCTGAGACGACCACTTTATTACTGTTACTATAGGATGATGCAATCATGTGTGGCTTTTAAACTTGAATGGACAGGCTTAAAAAGTTTTATTTTTTCTTTCTCTTTATAACCTCGCTCTTCTGCGGATTGGGTCTTTTTACATTCCATTATGCGGAGGGTTTGTCCTATTTCAGTACAGATCCCAAAGCTTGCGTGAATTGTCACATCATGCAACCTCAATATAACTCCTGGAAACGTTCCAGTCACCATTCGGTGGCTTCGTGTGTGGAATGTCATTTGCCCCATAACTTTATTAATAAATATATAGCGAAGGCAGACAATGGCTACCGGCATTCAAAAGGATTCACATTTCAAGATTTTCATGAGCCGATTATGATCAGCCCAAGAAACAGCCAAATTTTGCAAGAAAATTGCATGAGGTGTCATTCCCCGTTGGTTCATGGCTCGGCTTTGACCTTTGCCAGTGATACACAACCTGTTTCATGTGTGCATTGCCACTCGGGGGTTGGGCACGGAGAGAGAACAGGCGTGGGGCGTTTTGAAAAATTTAAGTTATATGAGGGGGAGAAAGGGTGAATAAAATAATTGAGTTGTTCAGAAAACTAAAATTTCAACTTTTATTGGGGGCGGGCCTCATCATAGGAACCGTCCTCATCACGGCTTTGTTGATCAATATTTTTGAAAGAAAAAGGGAAGCACGAAACCCCTATGTTCGTTTGGTTGAAGTGACTGAAAATGATACCGACCCCGCCAAGTGGGGAATCAATTGGCCAAAAGAATATGACTCCTATAAACTCACCGCGCTTTCAACCCGAACACGGTTTGGCGGGCATGGGGGAAGTGAGGCCATGCCCCAAGAAAAGTTGGAACGAGATCCATGGCTCAAGCGAATGTTTCAAGGTTATGCGTTTTCAATTGATTATCGGGATCGCCGAGGGCATGCCTATATGTTGTCCGATCAAGAGTCCACCAAACGGCTCAGCAAACCCCAATCCGGATCTTGTCTGCATTGCCATGCGTCCGTCATGCCGCTGTATCGGAAGTTGGGGGACGGAGATGCCGCGAAAGGATTTGAAAAAAGTTATCAATATTCATACCAGGAGCTAAACCAGATACTGCATGATGAGGGGCACGCTCATCCTGTGTCTTGCGTTGATTGTCATGATCCCAAATCCATGGAGTTAAGAGTGACACGCCCCGGTTTTATCAAAGGAATCCAATCACTTGCTCAGTCCAATTCACCGGTTCCACATATTCCCTCCATTCAACGGTGGAGAGAGGGAGATCGTAAAAAGCCCTACGATCCCAATCGCGAGGCCTCCCAAACGGAGATGAGGTCTTTTGCTTGCGCGCAATGTCACGTGGAATACTATTGTGGGCCCAAAATGCCTTTGACGTTTCCTTGGGGCAAGGGGCTCAAGGTGGAGGAGGTTGAAGAATTCTGGAACACCACACAATATACGGATGGAACTCCTTTTTCAGATTTTGTCCATGCGGAAACAGGAGCCAAACTTCTCAAGGCGCAACATCCCGAATTTGAATTGTGGAGTCAAGGCATTCACGCGCGAAGTGGCGTTTCCTGCGCGGATTGTCATATGCCCTACATGCGTGACGGCGCCACCAAAGTCTCCGACCACTGGGTTCGAAGCCCCCTTCTCAATATCAACCGGGCTTGCCAAACCTGCCACCGATGGCCGGAGGAAGAGATCAAGGCTCGAGTGGATGTGATTCAGGAACGGAACCACAATCTCCTGCAGCGAGCGGCCAAGGCACTTATGGATCAGTTGGATGCGATTCAACAAGCCAAAAAAGAAGGAGCCACAGAGATTCATTTGAAAGAGGCGTTTGAATTTCAGCGAAAGGCGCAATGGCGTCTTGATTTTATTGCTGCAGAAAATTCCATGGGATTTCATGCTCCTCAGGAGGCCGCGCGGATTCTGGGAGAAGCAGCCGATTACGCTCGCCAAGGGCAAGTTGCCGCCGTTCATTGGAAGAAGACGAAACAATAAATGGGAAGAGACGCCTTTCATCGTTGGGTTCAAAAGAACCTTCATAAGTACGAAGACATTTTTATTCCGAAGTTATTTTTTTCTCTCAGGGATTATTCCAGTAAACAATTCCGTTCGGATTTGTCCGCTGGTGTGGTGGTGGGCTTGGTGGCTCTCCCGTTGGGCATGGCTTTCGCCATTGCCTCTGGTCTACCCCCAGAGAGAGGTTTATATACGGCTATTGTGGCGGGTTTCCTGATTTCGCTTTTGGGCGGTAGCCGCGTTCAAATTGGAGGACCCACCGGCGCCTTTGTGGTTATTGTTGGCGGTGTTGCCGCTCAACATGGTTATGAAGGACTTGCGATTGCCACATTGATGGCGGGCTGTATCCTGTTTTTGATGGGCCTCGGACGCTTGGGGACCTTGATTAAGTTTATACCGGTTCCCGTTATAACGGGGTTCACATCAGGAATCGCGGTCATTATTTTCAGTGGCCAGATCAAAGATTTCCTGGGTTTACAAATGGACTCTGTCCCCTTGGACTTTATTGAAAAATGGCGCGCCTATGGTGACGCCATTGGATCTTTGAACGGCGCGGCTTTTTTGATCGGCCTATCCACAACCCTGTTGATTTTTTTCTGGCCTAAGAAATGGCAAAGATTTCCTGCCTCCATTGTCGCGCTCGTCTTAGCGACACTGGTTGTCGAAGTATTCCGTCTGCCGGTGGAAACAATTCATTCTCGCTTTGGAGACGTTCCCCACGGATTGCCATTTCCAGAATGGCCTTCTGTTTCTTGGGAAAAAGTTAAATTGTTGTTCCCAAGCGCATTGACCATCGCAGCCTTGGGGGCCATTGAATCGCTCCTTTCGGCGGTTGTGGCCGATGGAATGATCGGCAGCCGCCACAGGTCCAATCAAGAACTGTTGGCCCAGGGCATTGCCAATATCACAACCCCTTTTTTTGGCGGGTTTGCCGCCACCGGGGCCATTGCTCGAACAGCCACCAATGTAAAAAATGGGGCCCGGACACCCATCGCCGGAATAACCCATGCGATTGTCCTCCTTATTATATTGCTGGTGGCGGGTCCCTTGGCGTCGCTTGTTCCTTTGGCTGCCTTGACTGGGGTTCTGATCGTCGTGAGTTATCACATGTCGGAGTGGCGATCGTTTCGATTTCTTCTTTCCGGAACCGGGAGCGACAAACTTGTTCTGCTCGCCACCTTTTTCCTGACCGTGTTTGTGGATTTGGTGGTAGCCGTAGAAGTAGGCATGGTCTTGGCGGCCTTTTTGTTCATGAAAAACATGGCGGAATTAACTGAAGTGAAGGCTTTCACGAAAGAAATGGCTCCGGAAGGCGGCGAAGATCTGGTTCAGGATTTTACCGCCCCACCGGGCGTGGAGGTTTTTTCAATACGGGGAGCTTTCTTTTTTGCGGCAGTTCACAAAATGATGGAGGTGGACCGAATTGTCGCGAAAACTCCTCATGCCTTGGTGTTGGATATGGGGGACGTTATCCATATGGACATGAGTGGACTTCATGTGCTTGAGCGACTCCATCAACAATGTCGGGCCCGAAAAATTCGGTTTATTTTATCGGGGCTCCATTCTCAGCCTTACCAAACAATCCTAAAAGCGAACAAAGTCGATATGTTTGGAAAAGAACACATCAAACGCGATTTAAAAACCGCTTTGCGGGACCTCAGTTCACCAGCCCCTAAATCTGTTCATTAACCGGAAATATTCAGTTGCCTTGGTCGTCATTCCCGCGAAAGCGGGAATGACGGACCCAAAAAAATATTCGAGGTTAATAAACGGCAAAGTTAGACCAACTGAATTATTCGCGTTAACGGTGCCTTCTTTCTTGGTTCAGTGAGTTGATGTGCGGCGTCTCATTTCCTCTCGAACTTCTTCAAGAAGAATTTTTACGTTCTTTTTAAAGACTCGCATGGTGAGAAAATCCGGAGAATAAAAGGCCGGGACCGCTTCCAGTTCATAGGTGACGCTTGTATTATTTCCCACAGAAGAGAGGCTCCACTTTCCCGCATACGATTTAAAGGATTTTTTGGAGACATCGTGGAAGGCGATTGTTTGCAGCGGAACTTCTTTGATTTCCAGCAGCAGGTAAATTCGTTTTCTAAAAAAACCCGTTTTTCCCGTCATTATTTGTTCGACAACCCAATGGCCATTTTCCTGACGAACTTTTTTGCTGGATTTGATGCTGGAGACGAATTTCGTGAGATGATCGTAATCGCCTAAAACTTCCCAGGCTGTTTGCGACGAACATTCAAGAGTGAAATGTCCTTCCACCCGATGTGAATCCTTG
This window encodes:
- the macB_1 gene encoding Macrolide export ATP-binding/permease protein MacB; amino-acid sequence: MGLIELKNITRSYSLGNTTLQVLKGISLTIEQGDFVAIMGPSGSGKSTLMQILGLLDRPTSGTYSLMGRDVSKLTDDEGALLRSESIGFIFQMFNLLSRTTALDNVALPLVYSGRSESESRARELLGLVGLGDRVHHRPNQLSGGQQQRVAIARSLANQPQIIFADEPTGNLASDQAEEIMKQLKKLNEEGMTLVVVTHEPDIASQTSRIIKIRDGLIVEDKRLRPHAPPVLKDQKNIKGAAKRSPLSEWREYLRSALKAMMVHKVRSLLSVLGILIGVAAVITMLALGRGAQKAVERQLTSLGSNLLMLRPGSPSSRGVSGGDRDAASRLTVIDIEALAKAHPGIRNVDGNISGNVQVVYGDKNTNTQVTGALPVYESMRNATPYYGRFYTQQENDRMDRVALLGQTVVKNIFGNENPVGQVIKINRIGFRVIGVLPLKGATGFRDQDDTILVPLKTAMNRLLGRKYLNSISIECAEAAVIPEVTKAIENVMRRRHRLPAHKENDFDIRNMADIQAAVAGTTQTFGLLLGIVATISLLVGGIGIMNIMLVSVNERTREIGLRKAIGARRRAILAQFLIEATLLSTVGGLGGILFGSGASYILATVADWTMVITLQSVLVAFIFSSLVGILFGYLPARQASLLSPIEALRYE
- the ynaI gene encoding Low conductance mechanosensitive channel YnaI translates to MITDLLNKTTWGNTFVDYGESLLIFILGVVATGVLRFFILRRVKKWTEQTKTQYDDFLFSSIQKFAFPLIYFGIFSLALKNLSLSAGMARALSILSVLVVSVIGILFLTHLLRFSLLNVYAKKFPDQPDLGNRLRALMPAFTVLIWVLGVIFLLDNLGFQISAIITGLGIGGVAVALAASVVLNDLFAYFAIMFDQPFVIGDFIIVGEFMGTVEKIGVKTTRIRSLGGELLVFSNKDITDSRVRNFQRMDRRRIVFKLGVTYTTSVQMLEEIPSLIKRIIQEAGGTTFDRAHFSSFGDFNLLLEIVYYVESADYNRYMDIQQEINLAIKKEFEKRNIQFAFPTQTLHVEGLASLSSKSSSN
- the swrC_2 gene encoding Swarming motility protein SwrC, with the protein product MTVDQKPLGISGRMADYFIKSKLTILVIVASLLIGIFATVRLPREEEPQINVPMFDIFVPFPGASAKEVEERIVTVGERRLWEIPGVEYIYSTSEPGHALFIVRFKVGTNPEEAMTRIYTKTFAHVDSLAVGVGQPLIKPRSIDDVPILTVTLSGENIDSLELRRMALILRQEISHIHNVSETQIIGGKKRQFLIHFDPEKLKERRLTVLELLGIVRATNRRLPAGHYNQEGLAIQVDTDAFIRSADDLKQVVVGVSSGRPVMMGDVATITDGPDEGESFVSLDGRPAVTVAVSKRRGANATHVSHAVLSRIDEMKSIWATTGVQLKVTRDYGETAKEKSDELLFHVLLATFSVTLLIALALGIREALVVLIAIPVTLALTLAVYFLSGYTLNRITLFALIFSIGILVDDAIVVVENIHRHYVMRDGRSLWRLAVEAVDEVGNPTLLATFAVIAAILPMAFVSGLMGPYMRPIPVGASISMLFSVVIAFVVSPWAFAHLLEWWSPKVTNHEHKESWLDHQYKRLMGSILNHGKIRWLYFIGMVFLLFSSISLIYFKLVTVKMLPFDNKNEFEVVVTLPEGSAIDKTKQAIQEMSVVLKNIPEVLNVTSYVGAAAPYNFNGLVRHYFLRERPHQADLVVNLKRRQDRERQSHDIAKEVRGPLLQIAKKYNARIQVAEVPPGPPVLSTLVFEIYGPAIEKRREIADRLKKLLEATDGIVDVDTYVPDPQPLARLKVDRNRATLNGIPADQIAQTVGIALYGHTVDLAHLETEKEPVEIRLRLAEKNRRGLGAVRKIPLLSRNGTAIPIGDLTTVERISLDDPIYHKNLQPVSYVIADVAGRQESPIYAILELREKIQGMASSMGVELKEYFAEQPHTSSEYALKWDGEWQVTYEVFRDLGIAFALVLVLIYILVVGWFKSFTVPFVIMIPIPLTLVGILPAHWLMGAFFTATSMIGFIAGAGIVVRNSIILVDFIQLRQKEGMPLKEAVIDAGAVRFRPMLLTAAAVVVGAGVILFDPIFQGLAVSLMAGEVASTILSRTAVPVLYYLLMRQRQEKTL
- the nrfH gene encoding Cytochrome c-type protein NrfH; translated protein: MDRLKKFYFFFLFITSLFCGLGLFTFHYAEGLSYFSTDPKACVNCHIMQPQYNSWKRSSHHSVASCVECHLPHNFINKYIAKADNGYRHSKGFTFQDFHEPIMISPRNSQILQENCMRCHSPLVHGSALTFASDTQPVSCVHCHSGVGHGERTGVGRFEKFKLYEGEKG